In Pelagovum sp. HNIBRBA483, the genomic stretch AAAGATCCTCTCCCATGTGTCGTCTGAGGAACGCATCGTCACCATAGAAGAAGCCGCCGAGCTTCTGCCGACCCAGCCCAACGCCGTGACCCTCATCGCCAATCGCGACACAGAATTCCAGACCGCCGATGTGCTTCTCACCGCCACGCTGCGCATGCGCCCCGACCGGATCATCCTGGGCGAGGTGCGCGGCAAGGAGGCCATGACCTTTCTGGAAGCCATCAACACCGGCCATGGCGGCTCCATGACCACACTGCATGCCGAAACCCCGCAATTGGCGGTGCAGCGCCTCGCGATCGCAGCACTCAAGACCGAGATCCCGATGACCTATACTGACATGATCCAGTACATCGAGAATTCCATCGACGTGATCATCCAGGCCGGTCGGCATGACGGCAAACGCGGCATCACCGAATTCTACCTCCCCGGCGCAACTGAGATTGGAATTTCCCAATGAAGACGTTTGAATACAATATCCTGTCCTTTCCCATGACCCGCAAGACCAGCCTCTCCGACATGCAGGCCAGCCTGAACGAGAAAGGCGCAGACGGGTGGGAGGTGGTGTCGATCAGCACTTCGGAGTTCGCCAATATCGGGCACACCGTTTTCCTGAAGCGCGAAACCACACCCGCTGGAGCCACGGCATGAGGCAGGCGGGCTGTACCCTCGTACTGACTGCGCTGGTCCTGGGACTGACGTCGGCACCCGGCTTCGCTGAGCGTAATCTCGTGCCGACCCTCGATCGCAGTTTCGACGTCTGTCCGGAGCGGCCCGTTGAACCCGTGTGGATGCAGGAGATCCCCCTGCGCCAAGCCTATCAGCGCGTGCTGGTCCAGGACATCTACCGCGCCCAGAACCTCGAGCGGATTGTCGAGACCAGCAGCTGCGATTGCGAAATCCAGTTCCCGTCCTGGGACGCGGCCGAGGCGGTGTTTCGGCAGAGGTACGCGAGCGACGAACGATGGGAGATGCTGCAAGCCTCGGACGCCTACAACCGCCGCGCCAACGCCGCCCGAACTGCCGCCAAGGCCATCTGCGACGCCGCAGGTAATTGGTAAGGCAGCCCCGCGATGAGTGTCGTCACCTACTTCGTTGAAACCTCCCAAGCCTATCTCGACACCGCCGCTGAGACCCAGTTTGGTGCGGTTGCGGCAACGGTCGGCACGCTCCTGGTTTTGGGGACAACGCTGGTGGTGATCCTCGTCGGCATCAACATGATCTATCAATATCGGGCCATGGATGGGCACACGGCCTTCTGGCTCGCGGTCAAGATCGGGCTCATCGGGATATTCGCGACCAATTGGATGCAGTTCAACGCCTTCTCGTCTGCCATTCTCTATGGGATCGACAGTATCGCGGGCGCGCTGGTGGCCTCCGTCGGCGGCGGCAGTCCGGGGCCCTCTGGAACTTTCGCCGAAGAATTCGACCGCCTGATCGCGGAGCTAGGCGACTATCTGAACGCTGCCGGGTCCGAGCTGAACTGGATGGCCGGCGCCATGCTCGACATCGTCGGTGTGCTTCTACTCTCAATCCTCGGCGGACTGGCCGCCTTCATCCTCGTGGCCTCCCGACTGATGATCGCGCTTCTGATCGGAATCGCCCCGGTGATGATTTTCCTGACCCTCTTCGAGGTCACCAAGGATTATTTCACGCGCTGGCTTTCGGCCCTAGTCTCCTTCGCGCTCTACCCGATCGTCGTCGCAGGCGTATTCGCAACGATCACGGGCGTCTCCTCTGCGTTGATCGGCGAGCTTGGCGATCCTGAAGGTGCCACTAATATCGGCGCGCTGATTCCGTTCTTTATGATGGTGTTGATGGCCAAGGGGTTCATCGTCGCGACACCATTCATCGTACGGGCGATTTCCGGAAACATCATGATGCCAGCATTGTCTGGCGGACTGGGTGGCGGCTACAGCTTCGCCCGCGCCGCCATGGGCAGCCAGCAGGCCTACAACCGCTACCTGATCGGTGGGGCACGCGGCGCGGAATATGCAGCCCTCAGGGCGCGGCAGTTCTTCGGGGCACAGCAGATGCCTGTGCGGCAAGGGATGGGACAAACTGGTCAGGCAAGTGGCTCAGGGTCACCAGGGACCGGGTCTCAGATGTTGGCGCAACTGGCGAGGCTGGGAAGGTTGGGGAGACGATGAGGGTCAATACGGGCACTCGACAGAATCGTCCAATGTGGCGTCAACACCTAGTTTCATAGGTTCATCGTCCGCCCAAGAAACCTTTTTTCTGTAAACTAAAGATGTTTACAGTTACCCCAAAGGCGATTTGTATCAAGAGGATTTTGAACGATCATAAGCGCTTACCAGCGCGTGGGCGCGCTTTTCTACTTCTGCTTGTGTCAGACCTGGCACGAAGAGAGCCGTCCCGATCCCAAAACCTGTCACGCCCGCGGATATCCAGCTGCTAAAGTCAGCTTCTCCGACTCCGCCAACCGCAAAGGTTTGCGTATCCTTCGGCAGAACTGCCTTGAGAGCCATGAAGCCGTTCAGACCGAGTATTGACGCTGGAAAGAACTTGAGCGCGTCCGCGCCGGCCGAAAGGGCACTAAAGCATTCTGTTGGCGACAGAACACCCGGAAAGGACTTGAGTCCCAAAGATTTTGTTCGGCGAATGACGCTAACATTAGCGTTAGGGGAAACGATCAGAGAACCACCAGCTTGGGATACCCGCTCGACGTCATCTTCCGTCAATACCGTACCAGCCCCAATCTCAGCGACGTTCCCATATTTCCGGGCCAGTTGCTCTATGGACTGGAAAGCTTTCGGAGAATTGAGAGGCACCTCGATCCTGCTGATCCCAGCCTCGATCAGAGCCCCACCAAGTCCTTCGACCTCCTCAGGACTCACACCTCTGAGAATTGCGACAATCGCCCGGCTCATCTTACCAACTCCGCATAGGCGTGCCGCAGGCCAGAAAGCGTGATATCTTTGTCTTCGACTATGATTGCATTGATCCCAAGGATCTTGAGACCTGCTCTGTATAGTTCGACAAGACGCGAATCTCCAATAAGGACGGTCTCTTGGTCGAGCCATTTCCGCCCCACACCACCAAGCTCCAGCCCAAGCAGATATCCTGAGAGCTCCGACCTGAGATAAGCATCTTCGGTGTTATTCAAAAGTGCCTTCGCTCGGATCGAAAAGAGCCTTGAAGAAATTCTAGTTGGGTCTTCAATCACAGTTTCCAGTGCCTCGATGAAAGCGTCCTGATCCCAACCTTCACCCCCGAGGGAATGACGCAAAACCGACTGTGACGAAAGCAGGCTAAATATTTCACCAGTCATATGGGTGTGGAATTCGGTGATCGTTCTATCGGAAACACGGACCCATTTGGTGTGTGTTCCCGGAAGGCAGATCACCCCTTCAAAATCCGGTTGTCCGGCAAGAAAGCCAGAGATCTGTGTTTCTTCGCCCCGCATAACATCAGCGGGTTCCAATTGCTTGAGGCCAGGAATAATAAACGTTTGCAGTCGCACATCCCTTGTTTGGGGAGTGACCGCTTCGCTAAGCCCCGGTGGAGCGCAAGGAACGGCTGAGTATGGGGCTTCCTTCCACCCCTCTCTCGCACCCGCCATCCCACAAACGATGACCGGAATTTGTCCATTGCTTCGAAGTGCATCTTCAACAGTTTCCATCAACGCCGCTTCAAATTCTTCGGGCCTGAGACGTGACATTCCCAACTCCGAACGACAAGTCGCAAGCACCTCGCCGTCACCCGCAATCAGCCAGGCACGAAGGTTCGTCGTCCCCCAATCTACAGCAATCCATTCTACGTCCATGACCATCACCCCGTCACCGCCACGCCGCCGTCGATGACGAGCGCCTGTCCGGTCATCATGCGACTTGCGGAGGAGGCCAGGAACAGCGTCCCAGAAACGATATCGTCGGGCTTCAGATGCTCCTTTAGGCATTGCTTTTCCAGGTGAGTGGCTAGCGACGCTGGGTCAGCCCATTTGTCCAGCTGCTTTTGCGTCAAAACCCAGCCTGGAGCCAATGCGTTCACCCGAATACTTTGGGAGCCGAATTCCCGCGCTAAACTGCGGGTCATGCCGTTTAGTCCGGAGTTGGCCGTTGTATAAAGCGGGTAACCGGCCCCGCCCATCATGTAACTGATCGATGTGAGGTTTATGATAGATCCGCCACCCAACGTCTTCATGCCCTCCACGACAGCCTGACAGGCAAAAAAATGGGCCTTGAGGTTGATTGCCTGCATCCAGTCCCAGAACTCCTCGGTAACCTCTTCGGTGCTGTGGCGCTGGTCGTTGGCGGCATTGTTCACAAGGACACCGACAGGACCGTGGGCTTCTGTGACTTGCGCAATTGCGGCCTGAATCGCGGGTGTGTCCGTGATATCGCATTGGATGAACAATGGGCGATTGCCGGTCTCGTCCTCCATAGCGTCCACAAAGGCCGCGGCGTCGGAGCGCCCCACAAAAGCGACCTTGGCACCTTGCCGCAAGAAGCCTTCGGTTAAATTCGCGCCGATGCCCGAGCCTCCGCCGGTGATGAAGACGCTTTTGCCGTCGAGATCGTGGAATGTTGCAGTCTGGGTCATCAGTGGCTCTCTCGTGTGACGGGGCGGGTGTCGTTGCCAACAAGGAAATCAAGGTCCGCGCCTTGATCCGCTTGCAGGACGTGATCCACATACATTTTGGCATAGCCGCGGGTGTAATGCGGCGGTTCGGGTTGCCATGCGTCGCGGCGCTCGGCCAGTTCTTCTTCGGATACGAGCAATTCCAACTTGCCCTGACTTGCCGAAAATTTAATGCGGTCGCCGGTTTTCACCAGCGCAAGCATTCCGCCCTCGTTCGCCTCGGGCGTGACATGCAGGATCACCGTGCCAAAGGCCGTGCCCGACATGCGGGCGTCAGAAATGCGCACCATATCCTTGATGCCTTCTTTGACCAGTTTGGACGGGATAGGCATATTGCCAACCTCAGCCATGCCCGGATACCCTTTTGGGCCGCAGCCCTTAAGAACAAGGATGCTGTCCTTGGTCACCGGCAGATCATCGTTGTCAATTGTGGCTTTTAGCTCTTCAATGTTTTCAAAGACGTAAGCCTCGCCTTCGTGCTCCAAAAGATGCTCGCTTGCGGCAGAAGGCTTCACGATGGCCCCACGTGGGGCGAGGTTGCCTTTCAAGACCTTGATGCCAGCCGATGGCTTCAGAGGGTCGTCGATCGGGTAGATCACATCGCGGTTCCAGCATTCAGCACCGTCTGCATAGGCGCTGATGTCACCACCAAGCACAGTTTTGGCTTTACGCAAATGTCCCGACAACTCTTTCAAGATCACCGGCATACCACCAGCGTAACAAAAATCTTCCATCAGGTACTTGCCAGACGGCATGCAGTTGACCAACAGGGGAACGTCGCCGCCAAGGTCAAAATCTTCCAGTTTCAGATCAATGCCAACACGGCCAGCTATGGCCAGAAGATGCACCACTGCATTTGTGGAACCGCCAACGGCAGCATTGGCCAAAATCGCGTTTTCCAAAGATGCCCGCGTGATAATGTCCGAAGGTTTCAGGTTTTCGTCCACCATTTCGACAATACGGTTGCCGGTAAGGTGCGCCAACGCCATGCGACGTGAATCCACAGCTGGAAGGGCTGCGTTTGTCGGTAGGCTTAGGCCCATGGCCTCAACAAGCGACGCCATGGTCGAGGCGGTGCCCATCGTCATGCAGACACCTTTTGAGCGGCTCATACCGGACTCAGCCGCCATAAAATCTTTCAAAGTCATATCACCGGCGCGGACCGCTTCCGAGAATTTCCAAACATCCGTGCCAGACCCAATGTCATTGCCCTGCCATTTGCCATTCAGCATCGGCCCAGAGCTAACCACGATAGATGGCAAATCGACCGAGGCCGCCCCCATCAACTGGCCGGGTGTTGTTTTGTCACAACCACCCAAAAGAACAACGCCGTCGATGCCATAGGCGCGGATCGATTCTTCGACATCCATCGCCAACAAATTGCGAAACAGCATAGCGGTTGGCTTCATCTGGGTTTCGCCCAGCGACATCACGGGGAACTCTACGGGAAAACCACCGGCTTCCCACACGCCGCGCTTCACGCCTTCGGCCAGATCGCGCAAGCCGCTGTTGCATGGCGTCAACTCCGACCACGTGTTGCAGATGCCAATGACGGGGCGCCCATCAAAAGCATGATCTGGAAAGCCTTGGTTCTTCATCCAGCTGCGATGGATGAATCCGTCCTTGTCCAGCTTTCCATACCAAGCGCGGTTGCGGCGGTCTTTTGTCATTAAATTTCTCTTTCTTGCCAGTCAGGCGATCGCATTGGAACTCAGGCTACTGAGCCATGCACGATGTGAAATCGCATGCGATGCGACATTTCCGGCCTGTTTTTCCAGATGGTCGACGGTCGCCCGAGCGAAATCCCGCAGTTTGCGGTCTTGGGCCATGCGTTCTCGCGCGACACTTCGATTGAGCAATCCAAGACCGTCAAGAACCGGATAATGCAGAAGCTCTTCCACATGGGGAAGGCCATCCAAATCGTTGGTAAAGTCTTCCGGCCCGGGCATCCGTTCTTGCCAATTTATCAGTTTCTGACGCACTTGCGGCAGGATGAAGTCTGTTGCTACGTCGCGCCAGAATGGGCTGTCATCCCGTTCACTGACGTAGTGCAGATTGATGAAGTCGCGAAAGTCGTCCACTTGTTTTGCGATGGCCGCATTGTAGCGCTGCTGATTTTTCTGCAAGGGAGCGCTGATCTGCAACAAGTGGCGGCGGCAAAACAGTAAAACCGCGACGATAGTGCCGTGGATTGAAGTCGCTTCCAAAGGTTCGAGAAAACTGGATGCAAGCCCGAGCGCAAGAACGTTGCCGCGCCAGACCTCGGAGATACGTCCCGCGTCGACAGGAATATCGGCGCGTGGCTCGATCTTGCGACCAAGCACACCCTCGATCTCCGCCAAGGCGATATCAGGTGACGAATGGCGATCCGAATAGACATATCCGCATCCGATCCGGCCCTGCGTCGGGATCTGCCACATCCACCCCGACGCTTGGGCCCATGCGTGCGTAAAGGTCGGAATTTCCTCGTCTTCGGCAAGGTCTAGCCAAAACGGCATCGCGCGATTGACCGGCAGCGCGTCGGAATAGCTTACCCAACTTGCGCCCATGGTCCCTTGGATCAAAGTGCGGCGGAAGCCGGTGCAGTCGATGAAGAAGTCCCCTGCGATCGTTTCCCCAGTATCGAGTCTCAATTTGGTAACGCAGCCCGATTTGCCATCACGCTCTGCACTTTCCACAAGAGCATCGATCTTGGAGATGTCAGTTGCCTTGCGGCGTAAGTAGGCTCCGACTTTGGCCTGGTCAAAATGATAGGCGTGGTGAAAGCGGCTTACAGGAACGCGGCGGCCCCCCATTTCGGCTACCGGCGCTTTGCCGGTTTCCATGAGCTTGGCGAAGATATGCGGCGCGGAAACGGAGCGCCCGGCGGCAACGCAAAAGGTGTCGATCCAAGACCCCGCCCCCGGAATCCGATCGGTCAGAGCATAGGCATCATCAATCGGACCATCGTAGACATGGCCAAGCCGCCGCCAATCCCGATGGCGTATTCCATACTTGATTGTAGCATCGGTATGGGCGAGGAAATCTTCCTCGTCGAAGCCGAGTGATTGTAACACGCCGCCGAAGACTGAGGTTGTACCTTCGCCCACCCCGATGGTCGGGACTTTTGAGCTTTCAACGAGCGTGATACGCATTGGTATCCCTTGCCGCTCGCTTTCTGTCTTAAACAGGTGCGCAGCTAGCCAGCCGGCGGTACCCCCGCCGACGATCACCAGATGGGTCGGGTCGGATTTGGTCATGCCACTCGCATTACTTTTGCCCCGGACAGCCAGCCCGGAAGCCAATCGCCGTGGGCAGCAATCAGGGCGTCGACCAGAGCCCATATCTGGTCTAGGTCCAGTTCTGCGCCAGTATGCGGGTCCATCATGGCAGCATGGTAAACATGCTCCCTATTCTCCGTTAGCAACGCCCTAACGGTCAGTTCCTGCACATTGATGTTGCTGCGCATAATCGCGGTCAATTGCGGTGGAAGCTCAGGCACTTGAGTTGGCTGAATACCGTTGCGATCCACAAGGCAAGGCACCTCGACTACGCATCCCTCGGGCAGGGCCGGAATGTAGCCTCGGTTTTGAACATTTCCGTAAATGACGCTCGGCACACCAGTCCAGACAGAGTTAATAATCTCAGAGGCGTATTCGATCGAGTTCGGGACCTCGATCTTATCGGCCTTTCGATATTCCTCCAGCTTGTCTTTCCAGTCCGCGATCTGCTCAACACAGCGCTTTGGGTATTCGTCCAGCGGGATGCCAAACCGTTCGATCAAATCTTCACGACCCGACTTGATAAACCACGGGACGTACTCGGCAAAATGTTCGGAGCTTTCTGTCGCAAAATAGCCCAGCCGTTTCATCATCTCATACCGGACCTTATTCGGGCATCGCGGATTCGAGGTGCTTTCGGGCCGCGGAAAGATACCCTGTTCATATCCCTGATGAAGTTGTGGGTAGAGGTCACGGTAGCTTCCATCAGCTTCTACCTGCTCAAATTTCAGGAAGTATGCGACATGGTTAATACCTGCCGACAAATAGCGGATATCGTCCACCGGCAATTGAAGGTCACTTGCCAGTTCGGCAGCTGTGTGTTGCACGGAATGGCAGAGCCCAACTTGCTTGATATTCGGATAACGCTCGGCAATAGCCCACGTATTGATGGCCATCGGATTCACGTATTGCAGCAACAGCGCATCCGGGCAAACGGCAGTCATGTCTTCGCAGACCGACCAAAGGTGCGGCACGGTCCGCAGACCCCGCATGATCCCGCCGATTCCAAGCGTGTCGGCGATTGTCTGGTCTAGGCCAAATGACTTGGGGATCTCAAAATCGGTAACCGTGCAAGGTTCGAACCCGCCAATCTGAAAAGCAACGACGACAAAATCAGCGCCTTCGAGCGCCTCTCGTTGATCAAGGTGAATCGAATGTGTTGCCTCAACGCCAAGCGAAGCAACCATTTTGCGGAAGACAACTTCGCTTTCTTCCAGCCGCTGTTGGTTGATATCCATGAGCGAAACATGCGCACCTTGCAACGCTTCGCGCTGAAGAATGTCACCGACGATATTTGTCATAAATACTGTCGATCCGGCACCGATAAATGTAATTTTTGGGCTCGTCATAGTCGTCTCACTTTCTTAATCAGTCTTTTGGTCACACCCGGTGCCCTTCGATCACATAAATCGTTTCGGGCCATGCCAACGGCAGGTTAATCCCCGAGGTCATCAGAACCCGGCCTGACAGTCGCAATGCCACCGCCTTTAGCGCGTTGTCGCCACGCGAATGTGGCGCTATTTGCTCGGGGTTTGCGAGCCGGATTTCATAAAATGCGTCTGCATCCAGGCCGCTCAGGCGTAGGGCGCGCGGCAGGTTTTGCTCCGAAGTTGCACTTTGTCCTGCGAAGACGACGAAGCGATCCCTATCTTTTGCGATCTGAATTTCTGCGGTCACCGCAGGGTCGTCGCTATCGAGGGCATGGATGTCCCCAGCCATCATCCAGTCGCGGTTGTCTTTAAACCACGCAGTGATGCGCGCCAGTTTGGCCTCGTCTTCTTTGCTGAAGCTACGCAAATCGCTCTCGAATCCCATTTGGCGCATTGCAGCGATCCATGCCCGGAACTCCATCGTCAGGCTGCGACCTGTCGTGTGTGAATGTTCCGCACCGACATGGCTGCCCGTTATGGCCGATGGGATCAACAACGCAGCGGTCTGTTGCATCCGCAGTCGTTCGTGCGCATCGATGCAATCTGACAGCCAGACTCGGCTTGTGTGCTGTAGGATGCCATAGTCAATCCGACCCCCACCCGAAGCACAAGTTTCGATCTCTACCCCAGGGTGGGCCTCACGCAACCGCGCGAACAATTCCATGATACCACGTGCCTGGGCTGCATCTGGCATCGGCAACAGACGGTTGTGATCCCATTTGAAATAGTCGATCTCATTTTCAGAAAGGATCGCATCGAGTGCGGTAAACAGGTAATCGC encodes the following:
- a CDS encoding SDR family NAD(P)-dependent oxidoreductase; its protein translation is MTQTATFHDLDGKSVFITGGGSGIGANLTEGFLRQGAKVAFVGRSDAAAFVDAMEDETGNRPLFIQCDITDTPAIQAAIAQVTEAHGPVGVLVNNAANDQRHSTEEVTEEFWDWMQAINLKAHFFACQAVVEGMKTLGGGSIINLTSISYMMGGAGYPLYTTANSGLNGMTRSLAREFGSQSIRVNALAPGWVLTQKQLDKWADPASLATHLEKQCLKEHLKPDDIVSGTLFLASSASRMMTGQALVIDGGVAVTG
- a CDS encoding IlvD/Edd family dehydratase; amino-acid sequence: MTKDRRNRAWYGKLDKDGFIHRSWMKNQGFPDHAFDGRPVIGICNTWSELTPCNSGLRDLAEGVKRGVWEAGGFPVEFPVMSLGETQMKPTAMLFRNLLAMDVEESIRAYGIDGVVLLGGCDKTTPGQLMGAASVDLPSIVVSSGPMLNGKWQGNDIGSGTDVWKFSEAVRAGDMTLKDFMAAESGMSRSKGVCMTMGTASTMASLVEAMGLSLPTNAALPAVDSRRMALAHLTGNRIVEMVDENLKPSDIITRASLENAILANAAVGGSTNAVVHLLAIAGRVGIDLKLEDFDLGGDVPLLVNCMPSGKYLMEDFCYAGGMPVILKELSGHLRKAKTVLGGDISAYADGAECWNRDVIYPIDDPLKPSAGIKVLKGNLAPRGAIVKPSAASEHLLEHEGEAYVFENIEELKATIDNDDLPVTKDSILVLKGCGPKGYPGMAEVGNMPIPSKLVKEGIKDMVRISDARMSGTAFGTVILHVTPEANEGGMLALVKTGDRIKFSASQGKLELLVSEEELAERRDAWQPEPPHYTRGYAKMYVDHVLQADQGADLDFLVGNDTRPVTRESH
- a CDS encoding tryptophan halogenase family protein, producing MTKSDPTHLVIVGGGTAGWLAAHLFKTESERQGIPMRITLVESSKVPTIGVGEGTTSVFGGVLQSLGFDEEDFLAHTDATIKYGIRHRDWRRLGHVYDGPIDDAYALTDRIPGAGSWIDTFCVAAGRSVSAPHIFAKLMETGKAPVAEMGGRRVPVSRFHHAYHFDQAKVGAYLRRKATDISKIDALVESAERDGKSGCVTKLRLDTGETIAGDFFIDCTGFRRTLIQGTMGASWVSYSDALPVNRAMPFWLDLAEDEEIPTFTHAWAQASGWMWQIPTQGRIGCGYVYSDRHSSPDIALAEIEGVLGRKIEPRADIPVDAGRISEVWRGNVLALGLASSFLEPLEATSIHGTIVAVLLFCRRHLLQISAPLQKNQQRYNAAIAKQVDDFRDFINLHYVSERDDSPFWRDVATDFILPQVRQKLINWQERMPGPEDFTNDLDGLPHVEELLHYPVLDGLGLLNRSVARERMAQDRKLRDFARATVDHLEKQAGNVASHAISHRAWLSSLSSNAIA
- a CDS encoding 2-dehydro-3-deoxygalactonokinase encodes the protein MDVEWIAVDWGTTNLRAWLIAGDGEVLATCRSELGMSRLRPEEFEAALMETVEDALRSNGQIPVIVCGMAGAREGWKEAPYSAVPCAPPGLSEAVTPQTRDVRLQTFIIPGLKQLEPADVMRGEETQISGFLAGQPDFEGVICLPGTHTKWVRVSDRTITEFHTHMTGEIFSLLSSQSVLRHSLGGEGWDQDAFIEALETVIEDPTRISSRLFSIRAKALLNNTEDAYLRSELSGYLLGLELGGVGRKWLDQETVLIGDSRLVELYRAGLKILGINAIIVEDKDITLSGLRHAYAELVR
- a CDS encoding 2-dehydro-3-deoxy-6-phosphogalactonate aldolase — protein: MSRAIVAILRGVSPEEVEGLGGALIEAGISRIEVPLNSPKAFQSIEQLARKYGNVAEIGAGTVLTEDDVERVSQAGGSLIVSPNANVSVIRRTKSLGLKSFPGVLSPTECFSALSAGADALKFFPASILGLNGFMALKAVLPKDTQTFAVGGVGEADFSSWISAGVTGFGIGTALFVPGLTQAEVEKRAHALVSAYDRSKSS
- a CDS encoding type IV secretion system protein, which gives rise to MSVVTYFVETSQAYLDTAAETQFGAVAATVGTLLVLGTTLVVILVGINMIYQYRAMDGHTAFWLAVKIGLIGIFATNWMQFNAFSSAILYGIDSIAGALVASVGGGSPGPSGTFAEEFDRLIAELGDYLNAAGSELNWMAGAMLDIVGVLLLSILGGLAAFILVASRLMIALLIGIAPVMIFLTLFEVTKDYFTRWLSALVSFALYPIVVAGVFATITGVSSALIGELGDPEGATNIGALIPFFMMVLMAKGFIVATPFIVRAISGNIMMPALSGGLGGGYSFARAAMGSQQAYNRYLIGGARGAEYAALRARQFFGAQQMPVRQGMGQTGQASGSGSPGTGSQMLAQLARLGRLGRR
- a CDS encoding alpha-glucosidase/alpha-galactosidase: MTSPKITFIGAGSTVFMTNIVGDILQREALQGAHVSLMDINQQRLEESEVVFRKMVASLGVEATHSIHLDQREALEGADFVVVAFQIGGFEPCTVTDFEIPKSFGLDQTIADTLGIGGIMRGLRTVPHLWSVCEDMTAVCPDALLLQYVNPMAINTWAIAERYPNIKQVGLCHSVQHTAAELASDLQLPVDDIRYLSAGINHVAYFLKFEQVEADGSYRDLYPQLHQGYEQGIFPRPESTSNPRCPNKVRYEMMKRLGYFATESSEHFAEYVPWFIKSGREDLIERFGIPLDEYPKRCVEQIADWKDKLEEYRKADKIEVPNSIEYASEIINSVWTGVPSVIYGNVQNRGYIPALPEGCVVEVPCLVDRNGIQPTQVPELPPQLTAIMRSNINVQELTVRALLTENREHVYHAAMMDPHTGAELDLDQIWALVDALIAAHGDWLPGWLSGAKVMRVA
- a CDS encoding DUF4177 domain-containing protein, which produces MKTFEYNILSFPMTRKTSLSDMQASLNEKGADGWEVVSISTSEFANIGHTVFLKRETTPAGATA